The following proteins are co-located in the Tripterygium wilfordii isolate XIE 37 chromosome 2, ASM1340144v1, whole genome shotgun sequence genome:
- the LOC120004744 gene encoding dnaJ homolog subfamily C member 17: MDNVDHYAVLGLPSGEEGAKLTEKEISKAYKFKALELHPDKRPDDPNAHDNFQKLKSSYEILKDEKARKLFDDLLRIKRDQHQRHTQRDAKRRRMVSDLEEREHAAAFDPDPELKAKQEEERIARKLKEEIERIRAMHKGKGQGAATATAPESSSTGNVGGTGVVLDKSKVLKVSWEKVGEEYTADRLRELFSKFGKVEDVVIKSSKKKGSALVVMSTKEAAFSATGNVCGHLSNPLLVLPLQPVIGTEFPNAQKNVESDRLNNLVGAGFMAYEEKILEKLQKAAKNKS, from the coding sequence ATGGACAACGTGGATCACTATGCTGTCTTGGGGCTACCTTCTGGCGAGGAAGGTGCAAAGCTGACAGAGAAGGAGATCTCAAAGGCTTACAAATTCAAGGCCCTGGAACTTCACCCGGACAAGCGGCCTGATGACCCCAATGCCCATGACAACTTTCAGAAGCTCAAGTCTTCATATGAGATTCTCAAGGATGAGAAAGCTCGCAAGCTATTTGATGATCTCCTTCGCATCAAGCGTGACCAGCATCAACGCCACACACAGCGGGATGCAAAACGGCGGAGGATGGTATCTGATCTTGAGGAGAGAGAGCATGCTGCTGCCTTTGACCCGGACCCAGAATTAAAAGCCAAACAGGAAGAGGAGAGGATTGCTAggaaattgaaagaagaaattgagagaatcCGTGCTATGCATAAGGGGAAGGGACAAGgagcagcaacagcaacagctcCGGAAAGCTCTAGTACTGGTAATGTGGGAGGGACTGGGGTGGTGTTGGATAAGTCTAAGGTGTTGAAGGTGTCGTGGGAGAAGGTTGGGGAGGAATACACAGCAGATAGGTTGAGGGAGTTGTTTTCGAAGTTTGGAAAGGTGGAAGATGTTGTGATCAAGAGTTCAAAGAAGAAAGGTTCCGCCCTTGTTGTGATGAGTACGAAGGAAGCAGCTTTTTCCGCAACAGGAAATGTTTGTGGACATCTTTCAAATCCACTACTTGTTTTGCCCCTTCAACCGGTCATAGGGACAGAGTTCCCCAACGCCCAGAAGAATGTGGAGTCCGATCGCCTGAATAATCTAGTTGGTGCTGGATTTATGGCTTATGAAGAAAAAATTCTAGAGAAACTTCAGAAG